TAAAGGGTAAATTCAAGATCTTGCAAGGACATGGAGATTTGGAGTTATTAAACTAAAGATATAATCTGGAATATATTGAATTTGAACATAATACACATCATACACAGCAACATTTTTCAGGTTAAATCAAACTTGGTAGTTCCCTAAGAATTCTAATGCATAACAACCCCCTCCCCCCCTCTTTTCCCCCTCCTCTAGAAATTGTTCAGTACTATAACATACAGAAGAACTAAGAGATCAAATTCAGCCCTAAGCTGAACATAACCTCCTCACAAAATCcacaacaaacaaacaaatcatGTTCCATCTATCAACTATTTTGCACAAGCAAACCCTGCTTGTTGAGACAATCTGATACAAGTTACTAGTAACACACTGCTAAAAAAGGACACTAAGGTTCTTAACTAGATGAAAACAGTGGCCCCAACGATTCAGATATTGCAAATTTATCTATTATCTCCACATGACTGGTGTCTGTACTTCCTGTTGATGGGCTACTTGTGTTGACATTCGACCCCTCCGCAGTCAGTGGTGAACTCGAATCGTCTCCATAAGAGGGACTTGAGCACGAATTCCCAGGTTTGATATCAGTTAATGATACAGCAGATTGCTTGTTATAGCCAGAGCAACTTTTGGGGCTACAGAATTCTTGTTCAGGAGGAGGTTCTTGTTCTGAGCATCCTTCTTCTGTGTTTTCATCCAAACATTTCAAGAAGCAATGCTCTCTCTCGCTTAGAGactgaacctccacttcttccCCTTCACTGCTATGGCTGCAGttagcatcatcatcatgatcGTCATAATCTAACTTTGTTCCCCGCAATTCCCCGCTGGTATCTGTTAGTTGCTGACTGTCATATTCATCCTCAGATTGGCAATCTGATGAGCGAAATGACATGGGAGAATAACCGTCTGTTGCTGTTTCTTCGCGTTCTCTAAGTGTCTTCAATATCAGGGTCTTTAGTAAATTCATCACTTGGACCGCATGCATCAGAGCAGTTAATGGATCAGACATCTGTTCCAAGAGACAAAAATAACGACACAAATTAAAGTCATACGGTATAGTACTGTGCATTATTGTAATAAAGCTATAGAACCAAGTTGTAACAGCATGCTATACAGAAATGACAACTATTTTAACTGTAGTAAATATTGCAAATTGCAAATTCTTGTCTGAAAGAAGGTAAACATGACCAATTAATCCGTTGCTACAAAATTTTACATATCATTTCCTCAAAACATAAAGATACCATATCAAGTAAGTACAACAAGAaaatgctaacaattaataaggCTCCATACCTGAGTCATGTTTGGAGCAAAAACCATAGCAATATTTCTAGCATCCATTTTGTTATAATCCTCTTCTACAACAACATCAGCCATGAGATCAATGGCCCAGTTGAGCAAGGCTGACTCAGTTGGCTTTAGCTGCTTTACAAGCTCAACAGCATCTTCTTCTGTATTGCACTGAAGAACTTGTTCAGGGGAAAGTCCATCGAGCACTCCCGAAGGAAGTTCTCGGAACCAAGCTTTAATTAGCCCTGCCAAGCAATGAACATCAATGTCTTCCGGCACAATGCCTCTGTTCAGCTGGTCCCTTAATAGCCCCTCTTCACCGTTTTCCGGGTTTATCCTAAATATACCTTCAGCCTGAGAATTCAACGAAGAAACAAAACAAAGGGACAACAATTAGTTAGTCTCATATTCTAATACTGATTCTCACAAGGAATTAGTGTTACAATGTCATGAATTATGTACCTTTAGGCCTCCCTGTGAGTATAATCGCTCCTGCATTAGCAAGAGAATAGTGGGGACACTGTTTCCTTTTGAATCATAAGAACATTGCATTGATTCAGCTGAGACACCAAAAATACTAACACTGCAAGTATTGATGATGGAAAAATCACATTAGAATAACAGAATTACAAAATGTAAAAAAGTATCCATGAATTAAATATTCTAAAAGAGGGTGAAAATAAGCATGAGAACTTTTCAATCCTATGTTTCCGTTACCGTTAGGGATGCTTTTCAAGCAAATAAAGGTAAacgctaatttttttttttagctttcAACAAACATTCCATCTAACTTTTAGTTATGAATCTGAGaatcttctttctttcctttacttttctCCCATCTAACGTTCTTCTATCACATATCTGAAGTCAACCCCAATAAACTTGACTAGTTTCAATGAAAGCATGGATTGTACGAAAAATGTTAAACGAAGTACCTAGCACTGGGAACAGGAGCGGGAACATGAACCTCTAACTCAACGGGAAGACCAAGGAAGCCATTGAAGCGATCGAAGGTGACATGACTAACGTGCTTAACGTTTGTGGGCCATCCAATCTCCATTTGATGAACGGTATTCGATATCACATCTTTGGGACTGTCTACACTGCAAGCCACCATTGATTTCCTAAGCGCCGCCAAAAGAACCGCCACCGGAGACAGCTGGTTCTGTTCGTCGTCATCTTGCTCCGACGCTCGCCTACCACCACCGCATCCAGCGCCCTTGCTCACCATCACTGCCCCtgtcattcttcttatcttgtCTCTGTATGTGTGTGTATAATGTGCAGGAATGAAGATGGAGACAAGAGAGGTTTAAATTTGAGGATGAGGCTTGTTACTTGTTTCgtttgtttgtgtttgtgtgtgtgtgagtgTGGGGTTCTGTGTTTGTTGCATTCATCTTCTTTTGAAGGCTCGCTCTCTCTCTTTTTGTACTTCAACGGCCACTCGTTTCAAATTTTGCTTTATCTACAGTCTTCTCTCTCTTTACTCCTCCTTTTTGTCTCATAATTACCCCTCTTTGCCACTCCACATTCAACACCTTACACCAGAAACATTTTCTCCTATTAAATCTACTCTCTGTAATTGGAACATCATGTTttcatttatgattttttatttattttttaaatatttttaattatatacaatttatgaaagaatgttatttgattattattatgttaactaattttttttgttaaaaaaatatgtgaaaCAATATGTAATAGATATAGATAAATAGatagtaattaatttagtacctaatttttagtattgatggaatattttttatttaactacaGCTTATTgagtaaaattattaaaaatatatttttttattaaattaagtaTTACTGTAGTAAGAAAATGTAACACAAGAAGACTCGATAAAATAGGAGAGTGTAGGCAATCTAGGCATATTAAaggttttatttgtaaaaacGTGAAGTTTGTATTTGCTATTTATTATGAGCTCACATGACATCAATGTGTGAAAATTAAGGccattgaactccaacttggCTTACAAAACTCAGTACCAAATCTACAAGCTCGTTTTCTCTGAA
This portion of the Arachis duranensis cultivar V14167 chromosome 6, aradu.V14167.gnm2.J7QH, whole genome shotgun sequence genome encodes:
- the LOC107492540 gene encoding rho GTPase-activating protein 2, whose translation is MTGAVMVSKGAGCGGGRRASEQDDDEQNQLSPVAVLLAALRKSMVACSVDSPKDVISNTVHQMEIGWPTNVKHVSHVTFDRFNGFLGLPVELEVHVPAPVPSASVSIFGVSAESMQCSYDSKGNSVPTILLLMQERLYSQGGLKAEGIFRINPENGEEGLLRDQLNRGIVPEDIDVHCLAGLIKAWFRELPSGVLDGLSPEQVLQCNTEEDAVELVKQLKPTESALLNWAIDLMADVVVEEDYNKMDARNIAMVFAPNMTQMSDPLTALMHAVQVMNLLKTLILKTLREREETATDGYSPMSFRSSDCQSEDEYDSQQLTDTSGELRGTKLDYDDHDDDANCSHSSEGEEVEVQSLSEREHCFLKCLDENTEEGCSEQEPPPEQEFCSPKSCSGYNKQSAVSLTDIKPGNSCSSPSYGDDSSSPLTAEGSNVNTSSPSTGSTDTSHVEIIDKFAISESLGPLFSSS